In the Dehalococcoidia bacterium genome, one interval contains:
- a CDS encoding DUF922 domain-containing protein, whose translation MAALLAGRVRHSASLDPELVRTLVPSLGNQGILRLIAEESNRARAEGAPPVTRDGAGERARPLDAVANASGAVHRQAAGNVIAREAAPAKGQTVFPAVTRKTYPVAGKTLSEALAVIEAYQAHTGEAGKTDFNPKLKYDLDDDRNLKSATVTVNLTVTMPSWPGASQLSQTAKAEWDRCWSELSAHEERHVAIAREKMKGVGESLVGQSESDANTAFADALTALKEASDAIDPFEVTMDVDA comes from the coding sequence TTGGCAGCGCTGCTCGCCGGCCGCGTCCGCCACTCCGCGTCGCTCGACCCCGAGCTGGTCCGCACGCTCGTACCTAGCCTTGGCAACCAGGGCATCCTTCGCCTGATCGCCGAGGAGTCAAATCGTGCGCGCGCGGAAGGCGCGCCGCCAGTCACTCGCGACGGTGCCGGGGAGCGAGCACGACCGCTGGATGCCGTGGCGAACGCGAGCGGCGCGGTGCATCGGCAGGCCGCCGGCAATGTCATCGCCCGCGAGGCCGCTCCCGCGAAGGGCCAGACGGTCTTCCCAGCCGTGACACGAAAGACTTATCCGGTCGCGGGCAAAACGCTGTCGGAGGCCCTGGCGGTGATCGAGGCCTACCAGGCTCACACAGGCGAGGCCGGCAAGACCGACTTTAATCCCAAGCTCAAGTACGACCTCGACGATGACAGGAACCTCAAGAGCGCAACGGTCACGGTGAACCTCACTGTCACGATGCCGAGTTGGCCGGGAGCGTCGCAGCTGAGCCAGACTGCCAAGGCCGAGTGGGACCGCTGCTGGAGCGAGCTCAGTGCTCACGAGGAGCGGCATGTGGCCATTGCCAGGGAAAAAATGAAGGGCGTAGGCGAATCGCTGGTGGGCCAGAGCGAGTCTGACGCCAATACGGCATTCGCCGATGCCCTCACAGCGCTGAAGGAAGCCAGCGACGCTATCGATCCCTTCGAGGTGACCATGGACGTCGATGCGTAA
- a CDS encoding ATP-binding protein produces the protein MASTLIEYPAPSASVLDALEGELRWLSLRLSVVIDAGRRQRSVGPPAEYRGLYVTDEEIDVLLSDEEAEEAPPERRIARAARVRADLDSRRDSLRDLPLEHVAREFGLRPEERLVLLTALAPYVDSAYEKVYAYANDDITKRWPTVGLTLQVLSDDPLERVALRRLFYLDAPLSRHQLLASAEPASPAPPLLSRQISLDPHLAETLLGYRGLDPRLLAYARWQEPRAGGGQQEEALARVLHHRLNARVYLGGRWQTDKEDAIAGACGRAGLGLISVKTQAVLRSAEPASILALILRDARLLRSAVLFQDWGAQESESPESSVFAAEAALKLQDHPLPVFFSDRASSPPRLPANLHLQFEFPAPSFEERQRLWTAASEVSAEDASHLAAMYRLGRREIDSAWEMARSLASFRGDDGVVLEDLKVAARMQSQPRLTSLAQKIVPRFTWEDIVLPPDRMAQLREIANQVLYQHVVYEEWGLAAKSSLGRGVAALFAGQSGTGKTMAAEIIGSELGLEVYKIDLAGLVSKYIGETEKNLARVFEEASDTNAILFFDEADAVFGKRSEVRDSHDRYANIEVSYLLQRMEEYDGIVVLATNLRSNLDDAFLRRMRAIVEFPFPEADDRLRIWQRTLASSAPMADDVDLSFMARQFRIAGGNIRNIVVLAAFLAASTGEPIGMNHLIQATKREYQKLGRLVTESDFGRWYEEVRA, from the coding sequence ATGGCGTCTACCCTGATCGAGTATCCCGCGCCCTCGGCGTCCGTCCTGGATGCGCTCGAGGGCGAACTGCGCTGGCTCTCGCTGCGGCTCAGCGTCGTTATCGATGCCGGCCGCCGGCAACGCTCCGTTGGGCCCCCGGCGGAGTACCGCGGCCTCTACGTCACGGACGAAGAGATCGATGTCCTGCTGTCCGATGAGGAGGCAGAAGAGGCTCCGCCCGAGAGGCGTATCGCCAGGGCCGCCCGGGTGCGGGCCGACCTCGATAGCCGCCGGGACTCCCTGCGCGACCTGCCACTCGAGCATGTCGCGCGCGAATTCGGGCTGCGGCCGGAAGAGAGGCTGGTCCTGCTTACCGCTCTCGCGCCCTATGTCGACTCGGCTTACGAGAAGGTCTACGCCTACGCTAACGACGACATCACCAAGCGCTGGCCCACCGTCGGCCTGACCCTGCAGGTGCTAAGCGACGACCCCCTCGAAAGGGTAGCGCTGAGGCGGCTGTTCTACCTGGACGCCCCGTTGAGCCGGCACCAGCTCCTGGCATCCGCCGAGCCAGCCTCGCCGGCGCCGCCACTCCTGAGCCGTCAGATATCGCTCGACCCGCACCTGGCGGAAACGCTGCTCGGCTACCGCGGCCTGGACCCCAGGTTGCTGGCCTACGCGCGCTGGCAGGAGCCACGGGCGGGCGGCGGCCAGCAGGAGGAGGCGCTGGCGAGAGTCCTCCATCACCGCCTTAACGCGCGCGTTTACCTCGGCGGCCGCTGGCAGACTGACAAGGAGGACGCGATCGCCGGCGCCTGCGGGCGAGCGGGTCTGGGCCTCATATCCGTGAAGACGCAGGCGGTGCTGCGCTCCGCGGAGCCGGCCTCGATCCTTGCCCTGATCCTCAGGGATGCTCGGCTTCTTCGGTCGGCCGTGCTATTCCAGGACTGGGGCGCCCAGGAGTCCGAGTCGCCTGAATCATCGGTTTTCGCCGCGGAGGCTGCTCTTAAGCTGCAGGATCACCCGCTTCCCGTGTTCTTCAGCGACCGCGCCTCCTCGCCCCCGAGGCTCCCCGCGAACCTCCACCTGCAGTTCGAATTTCCGGCGCCCAGCTTCGAGGAACGCCAACGCCTCTGGACCGCCGCCTCGGAGGTCAGTGCGGAAGACGCCAGCCACCTCGCGGCCATGTACCGCCTCGGCCGCCGGGAGATCGACTCCGCCTGGGAGATGGCGAGAAGCCTCGCCAGCTTCCGCGGCGACGACGGTGTCGTACTGGAAGACCTGAAGGTAGCAGCGAGGATGCAATCCCAGCCGCGCCTCACGAGTCTCGCGCAGAAGATCGTCCCCCGCTTCACCTGGGAGGACATCGTCCTGCCGCCGGACCGCATGGCCCAACTGCGGGAGATCGCAAACCAGGTGCTGTATCAGCACGTGGTCTACGAAGAGTGGGGCCTGGCTGCCAAGTCCTCTCTGGGGCGAGGAGTGGCCGCGCTCTTCGCCGGTCAGTCCGGCACGGGCAAGACCATGGCGGCGGAGATCATCGGCAGCGAGCTGGGCCTGGAGGTCTACAAGATCGACCTCGCCGGCCTCGTCTCGAAGTACATCGGCGAGACGGAGAAGAACCTGGCGCGCGTCTTCGAGGAGGCGAGCGACACCAACGCGATCCTCTTTTTCGATGAGGCTGACGCTGTCTTCGGCAAGCGCAGCGAGGTGCGCGACTCGCACGACCGCTACGCCAATATCGAGGTCAGCTACCTGCTACAGCGCATGGAGGAGTACGACGGTATCGTCGTGCTGGCGACCAACCTGCGCTCCAACCTGGACGATGCCTTCCTCCGGCGCATGCGGGCAATTGTGGAGTTCCCCTTCCCCGAGGCTGACGACAGGCTGCGCATCTGGCAGCGCACCCTCGCTTCGTCCGCGCCCATGGCGGACGACGTGGACCTCTCCTTCATGGCGCGCCAGTTCCGCATTGCTGGCGGCAATATACGCAACATAGTCGTCCTTGCCGCATTCCTGGCAGCCAGTACCGGCGAGCCGATCGGCATGAACCACCTGATCCAGGCCACGAAGCGCGAGTATCAGAAGCTGGGGCGTCTGGTCACCGAATCGGACTTCGGCCGCTGGTACGAGGAAGTGCGCGCATGA
- a CDS encoding DUF4157 domain-containing protein, producing the protein MDRANLQNDDRLKVKAKAEKPTPRADASGGAGLLSAMGNARVQRLLRAAKLQRQGDAAGSTVDDEVARAINSKRGSGATLDEASRKEMEPSFGQDFSDVRVHTDDTADALNRAVQAEAFTIGRDIFFRKGSYSPGSSEGKKLLAHELTHVVQQRDVPVSQDLTVSSPEDASERQAGDVASAVSGSASATIGRQMEEEEPQPATETAPAEGALPEEEEVQASAIGRQVPVEVPEEEEELQKSPIAREGMPEEEELAASRIAREGMPEEEELAASRIAREGMPEEEELAASRIQRKAASFPLRPRS; encoded by the coding sequence ATGGACAGGGCAAATCTGCAGAACGACGACCGCCTCAAGGTCAAGGCGAAGGCTGAAAAGCCAACGCCGCGGGCGGACGCCTCGGGCGGCGCCGGCTTGTTGTCCGCCATGGGCAACGCCCGCGTCCAGCGCCTTCTGCGCGCCGCAAAATTGCAGCGCCAGGGCGACGCTGCCGGAAGCACCGTGGACGACGAGGTGGCGAGAGCCATCAACTCCAAGCGCGGCAGCGGCGCCACCCTGGACGAGGCAAGCCGGAAGGAAATGGAACCCTCCTTCGGGCAGGACTTCTCGGACGTGCGGGTCCACACGGACGACACTGCCGACGCCCTCAACCGGGCCGTCCAGGCCGAAGCCTTCACCATCGGCCGCGACATCTTTTTCCGCAAGGGCAGCTACAGCCCCGGGAGCAGCGAGGGCAAGAAGCTCTTGGCGCATGAGCTCACGCATGTGGTGCAACAACGCGACGTGCCCGTGAGCCAGGACCTCACCGTCAGCAGCCCGGAGGATGCCTCCGAGCGGCAAGCCGGCGACGTTGCCAGCGCCGTAAGCGGCTCCGCTTCGGCGACGATAGGCCGCCAGATGGAGGAAGAGGAGCCACAGCCGGCGACCGAAACGGCTCCCGCTGAAGGCGCGTTGCCGGAGGAAGAGGAGGTCCAGGCCTCCGCAATCGGCCGTCAAGTGCCCGTCGAAGTGCCGGAGGAGGAAGAGGAGCTGCAGAAGTCGCCCATTGCGCGGGAAGGCATGCCCGAAGAGGAGGAGCTCGCGGCTTCGCGCATCGCCCGGGAGGGGATGCCCGAAGAGGAAGAGCTCGCGGCTTCGCGCATTGCCCGGGAAGGGATGCCCGAAGAAGAAGAGCTCGCGGCTTCGCGGATCCAGCGGAAGGCAGCGAGCTTCCCCCTGCGGCCGAGGAGCTAG